In Perca fluviatilis chromosome 19, GENO_Pfluv_1.0, whole genome shotgun sequence, the genomic window agtaaAACTGGTCCCacttttaccagctgcaacactAGTGATGCTTACACatgaatgcatcaataattattatccaataatataatatatatgattctgaaatgggccattctgcttaacgagtacttttacttttgaactTTAAGCACATTCTAATGCGAATACGTTTGTACTTTATTAATTACATAACGTTTTGAATGCAGGAGTTTTACTTCTAACATAATACTACACTATGGTATTGCTCCTTTTACTTACTAAAAGATCTGAgtagtacttcttccaccactactGGTATTTTGTAAACTTCAAGGAAGTTTGTCTGAATCCCATTCACACCAACTTCATCTCTTTATGTAAATATTACACAGGGTTCTATTTCAATAAATCTAGTCAGCagtattaaattattaaaatgaacTGTAAGGAATGTGTAATGTCGTAAACACCACCTATTGTCTCGTCATATATAATGATCACACAATATTGTACTCATTTAAACCAAGGGGAACTGATTTTGGTTGGAGCAATATGAAATGTGTTCAATGCAAAAATAAATCCTTTAATTCCTGGAAAGATGCCTTGCAAAAATAAGCAATCTAGCAGTGGTAATGCTGTAATGGTACAGGTGAACTTGAAATTAAATTGCAAGGCTGGGATCAGTTATAGAAACACCATATGCCTCTTCTCAGCCATAAGACAGGGAGTGCAAAAGCTTCCTGGTTGCGTCAATCCGATTAAAGGCCAGGCCAAACAGTGATTTGTTCATGGTTTATATCAGAGAGGCATTTAAACTAACGTGCTTCTATTAGGACCATAGTGTTAACTCCATtctgcaaataaaacacaataaagacaCTATTTTCCAGAATCTCCCCTGTCTGCCTAAACTTAAGCAGGACTCTTAAACAGCTGACACTCCGTCTCAAAGTCACAGCCTTGGAGCAGCTCCCTGTAGTGATCTTTGACGTCTTGATAGAGCGGCAAGGAGGCCTGCTGGTCAGTCAAACCGGGGAAAGTCACAGGCTTCTCGTTGAGCAGTGGCTGCAGCCTCAGGTCGCCTCCCCCACAGTCATATAGCACCAGGAGCAAGTTAGCTGCATAGGGTAACATGTGGCTGGTGCGGAAGGAGCGTTGGGTCTGTGTGGCGTAGTTGGTGGAAGTCAAGGCATCACTGTCCTTGAAGAAGCCCAGGAGGGTGAGCAGTGGCAGGAGGGTCTCTGCATGGCCGACCTGGACTGTCACGGCTTCAGTCACCTGCTGGCCTGACCTGAGATACAGGATATACAACATCAGTTTCAGGcctcttaacacacacacacacacacacacacacacacacacacacacacacacacacacacacacacacacacacacaggcctggaTGAAGGAGTGGACTTGTTACCTCTGAAAAATGTGTTAATCAAAAAAGACGAGGGAGGTTAATAAAGGGACTTCCAAGAAACGTAGCATTCCGCTGGCCCAGCCACCAACCCACCTCTGACTTCCAGAAATCTGTATAATTTGTGGTGCCAGCCAATACTCAAGCAAGCATAACGACATGTCATGGCCGAGCACCGAAACCATCAAACCATCTAGCATTTCGAAAAGACAGCATAAATCGTCAGAACACAGGCAAGGTTTGCGCTTTTTTGATTGTGGTCTTTCTCATTCTCTAGGTCTCAGCACCATAAAGCAGAACTAATTTTACATTGGATTTTAAAattcttatttttgttttctgctgTATAGAGCACCAGATGTTTTTGAGCTATCAAGAGGCTATCTTTGCCAAGCACCACTAGTTGCTTGCTGCAACACTAGTGATgcttacacattaatgcatcagtaattataattcaataattatttattattattacatttatatagcgctttatcatagacactcaaagcgcttttggggggagggggggtggggactGCTCTCTAACACCACTaatgtgtagcacccacctgGGTGATGCATGGCAGCCATACAACGCCTTACGACGCCAGACGCCAGAACgctcaccacacatcagctAGTTAGGGAGTGGGAGAATAATATATTTATGATTCTGAAATAGGCTATTCTGCTTAAcgagtacttttattttttaactttaaagctgtggtaggcaATTTATTTTGGCATTGGGCATAAATGCTATAATAATCtatcagcatattgtaattcaagtggtctaACACTTCTGCATCTCCccttggctctgttttcaggccTTAGAAAATCTAGCCCGTGACGAGAatctttggccaatcacaggtcatttcagaaagagagagagcgttcctattggctgttctgcacATGCCCGTGCAACaatgagaggagagggagagctgcaggaagaggtctcactctacttCAAATGCTGCTTTCTTTCaacccactgcagctttaagtatattttaatGCTAGCACTTTTGTACTTTATTTAAAGGTAGTTTGTCAAAATCCCATCCAGACCTTGCTGCCACACCAACATCATCTTTGTGTAAAATATTACCCAAAGGGTTCCATTTTAATCCATCTAGTCAGCAGTATTAAATTATTACTTTACGTATTACCATGCAGTGATTTAAAGTATAAGGCAGgtgatattatatatttttcttattgtctacaaatcccatgaaaagaagAAAGCCAACAATTCATTGACAATTATTTCCTGTTTAACCAATACTTGATATAGCTTATTCCATAGGCCTCCACTGTGGTTccaaatgaaattaaaatacatCAATGAGCCAAACAGTTGACATCTTCTTTTATTACAATGAACATGGGAGTCAGTCTCATAAACGCCGTCCTGTTGCTGTAAATAGTCCTCAACAAATTCCCATTTTACCCATTTAAACCTTTAGTAGCAATGAATGGTCTTGGGGCTAAGAGCTAAAGGCAGGGAAAAGATGTTGGCAAGAACTGAGAGatccattgttgttgttttttcattggATTTGTTAACAATAAGCACCAGCAGCACCCTCCATTTTTATATACTGAAGGACATTTAAGATTTACTCACTTGTTCTCGCTGGCGGCTTTGTTCAGTCGACTAAACAAGTCATGGAAGAGAATGCAGCTCGACTTGCTGTTAATATCATAACCATAGGCTCTTTTCCAGAATTGTTTCAGGTCATTTGCATACTCCATAACCTGCCAAATCAGATACAGTACAAATCATTGATTGTCTGGATGTCAGGTGGGCTTTATGTGAGGACTAAAAAAGATGGCAGTCTTTTGTTATGTGAGGTAACAATTCAGCCCTCCTGAGTGTGAGGTCAGCTTGTAACACAAGACATAAACACTCTTTGTGACATGAATATTGCCAAAAAAGTTTCTCAATGAATGAATACTTTGGCAAAGCAAAGAAAGTATTACCTACTGCTTTTTTAGAAACTTGTTTTACGAACAAGTCTTTCTCTAACTTGAACTTCCAAACGtttcttccctttttatttactgtatttaattgtTTATTCAACAGAGACAATACGGATTAAATAGGAAGAAGTAATGCAACAGATTTCATATAGAGTTTCTAGCAGAAGGTAATTTGCAGCAGGCGTTTAAATTCATGTTCAaacaaacatataaaacatattcAAGATATTTCATAACTCCTTGCATGATTTGAGGGTCTTAGACTAATGGTGGTGTACTTCAAAAACAATTAGATAGGTCTGTTAGTTTGCTTTATCctagttttttcttcttaaatctTGTTATTTTTCCTTTGTGTTCCTATCTAGGTTTTCTGTTTCTTGCGGACTTGCTACGGATACATTTaagcaaactttaaaaaaaaaatacttaaaggacaaatccggcacaaaatgaacctaggggttaataacacgtgtaccgagttcgaccattctctgggatttgttttcatgctaatcgaatgtgaccaaaCCACTAATTACCTTATAACGCTAGccttcggggcagagggtaaatcgctatttctacaccactaacaaggctcaaaatagcaccacacttccacggtagcataatgagggtccctacatgtaaacagaagcattgagaactttgtaagtgtacagacagtttgttaaaaagatagtttagaaagacagtaccgttcacgtatacaggcgggcAACCATGGGAGATTTCAAGTGACAGTTCAGCTCACGTTGCATGGCGTTCGttgttcgactggtcgtgactgttttccaaaAATGGCGCCCGCCTGTACGTGCCCGTGCCCCGATGATTAGTGTTATAAGGTAATTAGcagtttgcgataaaactggtcacattcgattagcaggaaaacatatcccagagaacggtcaaactcggtacacatgtgttattaacccctaggttcattttgcgctggatttgtcctttaaattAACTTCACAGTCTAATCCATTGTGATAAATGCTTAAGAGTAACTTAACTTAAACAAGCACATCAGGTTACTGACCCATAACCATCTCATCAAACTTTGATGATGGAATCTTACCTGCATGCTTCCACCCAGCACAGTAAAGCTACAATCACTGAATAGCTGAGGACCGTACCTGTGCATCGACCTCATCAAAAAGCCGACACCAAGGGGAGTTCACAGTCTTGATGGCAAACTCATAAGCGCACAAATAAAATGCAGCTTCGGCCATATCTgaaaaagaattttgataggtAGTGAAATCAGACAGGCCAGGCAGccattaaaacaaacacaatcaaAAGCACTGGGACATGACCCAAATTATCCTAAACACCATGGTGCATGTTACTTAATTACTGCACCACTTTTGAGGTCTCTGGCACTTCTTTAAGTCCACAAATGAGGTAAATATTGGCTACAGTACTGTTACAGTTACATACTTTACAATTAGAAAACAGCTCCACCTACTGTGCAAATATACCAACTGTGAAAAATGACCAATAGGATGTTCAGCACACTATTTTCCCCCCAATATTGACTTAACACAGTGATTTTTGTGTTTACAATGGCATTAGATGCATTTGAGCAGGTTTTTAGGCTGTGACAAACACTTTATTTAAGGGGGCCAAAAGTTTCTTACAATTTCCTGGAAATCAAGTGATATATATCTGTGAATTGATGGGGAGGTTCCTATAAAGTATTGTGTCATTTGGTACTAATTATTGGGAAAATGCCTGGAGACATTGTTCAAATGGGACACTTTCAATTCATTATTTCCAATTAATTGCAAGTGTGACTTTGAGAGTATTTAATCAATACATTGCAGGCCAGCTATGTATTGGTCAGGTCAGGTTGTGAAGTTTGTTGACAGGCAAGCATACAGTTAAACATGTATGGAAAGTAAAGTTTTTAATAATACATTAATTAATGGCTTCGAATGAGGCAGTTTTAAGGAAAAATACTCTGAAATCAGCAACTGTGTATAAACTCAAATACTCTGAACTTTGCATTACTTTCTATTTTCCCTATACTGAGTACTAAATTACATAGTTTTCCAACAGAACATCTTTTAAGAAATTACAAtgtaacagaaaagaaaaaaaaagaaaaaagaaatataggACAAATACACTCGTTTGGGACAGAACAACTCATGCCAGTCAAGAGAGTAGCTCTTTTCTTTTGGGTACGTGTAAGTAACAGACcatattcagttttatttatccaTTTAAGAAACTTTGGACACTATAATAAAGGTAAATAAATATTCACACAGCACACTTTTTTGGCCacactccactggcttcctgtctgtttcaagattgattttaaaattgtattgcttgtttttaagattttaaatggGTTGTCGTCTTCTTATTTATCGGAGCTTTTACATGTCCACACACCTGTCAAAGCACTGAGGTCTTCCATTCAGATGATCCTCGATGTGCCCagatccaggttaaaaaaataaaggtgacCGAGCCTTTGCAGTGGCTGCTCCGAACCTCTGGAATAGTATACCAATTCATATAAGAACATCTCAGAGTGTTGAAACGTTCAAGTCCTAGCTTAAGACTACTATTCATTGGctttcaattcaagttgagctttgATACATTGACCTTTTTCTACTGTtggttattttgtattgtgtattgtgtattgtttgtgtatattatcattttggatttttttagcttgttaagcactttggtcaactatggttgtttttaaacgagctatataaataaaattgttcCCCGGATGCTGTACgtatagctgtccactgctcctaatacttagaatgggttaaatgcagtaatagaatttcactacattgtactgtgtaTGTGACGATTAAGAATAAAGTTTGATCCCTTTTGTTTGGTTTGAAATTCAACTGAACTGAACACTTAATAGCAAAGTATTAGAAAAGATAGTCACAAATCTGGCCATCCCCGTATATAACTTAGTTATACCAGTGGTGGTATAAATAAGTTGTATATTTACTCAACATTGTACTTGAGTATAGGTTTAAGATACTTTACTTATGTATTCACGTGTTAATCTACTTTCtagtccactacatttatttgacagctgtaATTACTTTGATTTACTGTTACAGTAAATGCTACTTACACATCAAtgcaatattaataataatccaaAAAATAATATAGAATGATATAGAATGGTTGTGAAAATGTTAAATTCCATTTTGTGATAATTGAACAAAGCCTCTTTCATCTGTTTTAATGTGTATCATCAATTGTACACTGTTTTCCTCCCTGAAGATTTATCTGCAGGAACCTACCTTTAACCAATCCTCCTTTACTATGGTgcccctagtctcgcattgtcagaccttcctccaaagcgctgcggaggagggtctgacgagtccacacaacattccgggatgggagaaaaacgtgctctggtttattggcatcccaatcgtcttgggcggtgctaagcgacGCAGGGAGCAACGgtaccgctgcaaaatagcctcgggaaagaacttgtttgggtggaacatgtgtacgttcaaaggttgttttagtcgtgcaacagaaatctcagattCAACAGATAGATCTAGACagatctagctagctgtctcgatttaGCCTGCAGTTAagcaatagtcctcataaatcgaccgaaGTTTataatgccaacacaaagaaagcagaaggtaacggacatccagccgaaatgaaagacatccTACGGAATTTCCCGGCGGcgcctgaacaatcccagaagtggaacgtcgtggatatggaCTATGGTGCCCCTATCTTATTTTTCTACTCTCACGTCATCAAACATATGAACCCCAAAACAATTGCGATAGGATTGTTTCTTAACAAGCACCAAAGCTGGATTCCCAACCAGGCAAAGTGGGCAATTATTCTGGGGCCACCAAACGTCCAAGCTTCACTgtgtgtaggcctacattttctttaaatgttttcatttgattACTTATATGTTTGGGAAATTGCACCACTAAAGTTCAATATCAACTGGGTCCCGCATTATTATGTAATATTGTAGCCCTGTCTCGTAACGGGGCCCTGTGTCTAAATCTAGTTCTAACACTGTTATGAAACATTTTCTAACAATCGCTCCATTCACGTCAATGGCATGAGAGTAGATAGATAAAAAAGACACCATAGTAAAAGGGGATTGGTTCAAGCTAGGTTCACACAGATAAATCTTCAGGAAGGAAAACTGTAACAATATAGGATACAAATTCATAATACCAATTAAAACAGATGAGTAAGGTTGTGTtaaacattttcacacaaaaatgaaatgtaacATATTTACAACAAACCTttattattttgactttttcttgTGTGCACATCTTCCTAATATAAATAATGTTGTGTTTCTGTAATGGAGACTTGTCATTACAGTTTCATCAAATTACCATAAACTAGTTGACATACAGAAAACATAGCATACATTTGGTGGAAAATACTTTAACTGGATGTAACACTCCGAATGCATATGGCTTTTACCTGTAAAGGAGCAGTGTTATAATGttgtaatgttgtttttttctacttaaataaaggatctgaatacttcctccaccactcaCCATCTGTGATGTTATTATAGGGGACTCTGAGGCGGTCTGCAATCTTCTCCGTGACCCGCCTCATCTCTGGTCCCTGCTTGAACTTATCCACCTCTGACAGAGCTGAGGGGTTGTTGTCAACTTCCTCCACAAATCTGGTGCACTGGTCAAAAAACCTCATGAGAGCGTCATTCACTGCATGGTCAAACTCCTTATCTGGGCAAAAAAAGGTTATATTGAAAATGGTCTATAGGAGGTTAATCATAAAGTTTTTCTCAATCGCTTTGGCACAATCGTCGAAAGGCTTTTAAACTTTGTCAAACTATATGActatttaaattaacatttggtTAATTGTTCACATGACTAATAGTCATTTATCATTGCTTTGGAACAAAATGCACCGA contains:
- the LOC120547788 gene encoding multiple inositol polyphosphate phosphatase 1-like, which gives rise to MPIVFWKTIVVHFTILTGVCCCFRNDVNHGGNPNIPAIAKYFSTKGRYEEVNPYLIEDILAVNRSILQPPSAKCREIHVTAIIRHGTRYPTSKNVKKMQKLYELVKSRASGQESWLREIQTQWTMWYTEDMDGRLVQKGVNDHKHLAVRLSKLFPSLISEEKLRGGFIKFITSSKHRCVNSTLSFKAGLTELWAITDKEFDHAVNDALMRFFDQCTRFVEEVDNNPSALSEVDKFKQGPEMRRVTEKIADRLRVPYNNITDDMAEAAFYLCAYEFAIKTVNSPWCRLFDEVDAQVMEYANDLKQFWKRAYGYDINSKSSCILFHDLFSRLNKAASENKSGQQVTEAVTVQVGHAETLLPLLTLLGFFKDSDALTSTNYATQTQRSFRTSHMLPYAANLLLVLYDCGGGDLRLQPLLNEKPVTFPGLTDQQASLPLYQDVKDHYRELLQGCDFETECQLFKSPA